AGCGCTTCGACGACGATGTCAACGAGTACCTGGTCGTCCGCGGCATCGAGCTGGCGGCGTCCTATGGCTACACGACGGTGCAGGAGGGCCGGGCCATGCAGCCGGCGCTCGACGCCATGGCGCGCGTGGCGGCCAGAGGCGAGTTGCCCGTTGACCTGGTGGCCTACCCCGACGTGCTGGCGATCGACCGGCCGAACATCACACACGACTACGAGAGCAACTTCCGCATCGGCGGCGTCAAGCTGACCATCGACGGCTCGCCCCAGGGCAAGACCGCCTGGCTCACCGAGCCCTACTTCGTGCCGCCCGAGGGCCGCGATGCCCAGTACGCCGGCTATCCGGCCGTGCGAGAGAGCGTCGCGAAAGACGCCGTGCAGAAGGCCTACGCCAACGGCTGGCAGATCCTCTGTCACGCCAATGGCGATGCGGCGATCGACCTGTTCATCGAGGCGGTCGCCCAGGCGCAGGCCGAGCACCCAGGCGTAAACAACCGCCCGGTGCTCATCCACGGCCAGACGCTGCGCAAGGACCAGGTCGCGCGCCTCGACGAGCTTGGCATCTTCCCCTCGCTCTTCCCGATGCACACCTTCTATTGGGGCGACTGGCACCGCGACTCGGTGCTGGGGCCGCAGCGTGCCGACGACATCTCCCCCACCGGCTGGCTGATGGAGCGTGGCATGATGTTCGGCACGCACCACGATGCGCCGGTTGCCCTGCCCGACTCGATGCGGGTGCTCTCGGCCACCGTCACACGGCGCTCGCGTAGCGGCGACATCATCGGCCCGGTGCACCGCGTGCCGGTCGAGACCGCCCTGAAGGCCATGACCCTCTGGCCCGCGTGGCAGCACTTCGAGGAGGGCGCCAAGGGCAGCATCGAGGTGGGCAAGCTGGCCGACCTGGTGATCCTCTCGGCCGATCCGTTGCAAACCCCCGAGGAAGATATTGCGAATCTGAAGGTACTCGAGACCATCAAGGCCGGCCGCACCGTCTACCAGCGGCCCGAGGGCAACGCCCGCCTCTCCTCGCCCGCGCTCTTCGGCCTCGCGGGCGTGCACGAGCACACGCCCAGCCCCTTCGCCCGCTACGCCCCCGTGTGCGGCGACGGCTGCTTCGCGCGTGGCTTGAGCCTGCTGCATGGCGTGTACCTGGGGGCGGGCGAGCAGGATCACGGCCGCTGAAGGCGGCGCTCTTGGGCTCCCTGGCGTCCCAGAACCGGTTTGCCGCCCGCTGCCCTCGCCGAATCGAAACCCCGCTCCACTGAACGGGGTATAGAACGCGGGACCGGCTCGCCCTTCGTCCGGGCCGCGAGAACGGGGAGGCACGCCGTGCACCAAGTCACGCTCGCATTCGTGGCCGCTGTGGCCGTCACTGGCTCGATGGCGCATGCCCAGCCGGCTCTGATCGACCTGGGCCTGCCCCCGGGCGCGCAAGACTGCGAAGCCTCGGCGCTCAGCGCCGATGGCGCGATCGTGGGCGGCTCGTGCACCGTGGGCGTGGGGCCGGCGGCCTTCCGCTGGACGGCCGCCGGCGGCTTCGACCTCATCGACCCGGACCAGGCGTTCTTCTGGACGACCGCCGACGCCATGAGCGCCGATGGCCGGTCGGTCGCCGGGCTCGCGATCGAGGACGACGGCGCGACGACCTACGGCTTCCGCTGGACGCCCGACACCGGGATCGTGATGCTCCCGCCGCCCGCGGGACTGGACCGCACCTGGGCCAACGCCATCAGCGGCGACGGCGCGACGGTCGTGGGCAGCGCGGTAGGCGGCGGCGACGGGCGGGCATTCCTGTGGACGCCCGATGGCGGCACCGAGAACCTCGGCGTGCTGCCCGGGGCGATCGATTCGGCCGCGCGGGCCATGAGCGCCGATGGCCGGGTCGTCGTAGGCGTCAGCGGCGACGAACCGTTTCGCTGGACGCGCGCGGACGGCATGGTCTCGCTGGGCCTGCCGACGACGGCCACCAGCGCCACGGCCATAGCCGCTTCGGCGGACGGCTCGATCATCGCCGCCAACGCGTTCATGGATGGTCTGCAACGCGCGCACCTGTGGACGCAGGCGGACGGCTTCGTGGCCCTGCCCGTGCCCGGGGGCGCCACGCGGACGACCATCGAGGCCATCAGCGCCGATGGGTCGACCGCGGTGGGTGCGCTGGGCATCCCCGCCAACCGCGCGATGTACTGGCGCGCCGACGTCGGCACGGTGTTCCTGGCCGACTACCTGGCCGACCTGGGCGTCGACGTCAGCGGCTGGACGCTGCTGACCGCCCGCGCTGTGAGCACCGATGGCTCGACGGTCGCCGGCGTGGGCTTGCTCGATGGCCAGCAGCGCGCCTTCCTCATCACCGGCCTGCCGGCCACCGCCCCGTGCCCGGCCGACCTGGACGGCGACGGCCGGCTGACGGTGTTCGACTTCCTCGAGTTCCAGAACCTCTTCGTCGCCGGCGACCTTCGCGCCGACTTCGATCGCGACGGCGAACTCACGATCTTCGACTTCCTGGCGTTCCAGAACGCGTTCGATGCGGGGTGCTGACGCGGCGGGCGGCGAGTCGGCGTTTTCTCGGCCGGGGGCGCGGGCGGGTGTAGGGCGGTCTTGCCGCGCGCCGGGAAATGGGGAACCCCCAAGGCCCGCAACGCGAAAGCTCATCCATGCCGCTGGTGACTCTCCTCGTCGCGTGCCTCGCCCTCACCGCCCCCACCACCCCCGCGATTCTGGCCCAGAGCACTGACCAGCGCGCTGACCAGCCCGAGCCCGCGGTCGTCCAGCCCACCCCCACCCTTACCCCCGCACCGGCCCGCACCTCGCCCTTCGACGCCATCTTCATCGACGACGACGGCGCGATCACGGTGCGCGTGTACCGAGCCGCAGGGCCAGTCGAGGGGCGGTTGGTCAGCATTGGCGAACTCTCGGCCGAGGCGCTGGTCGATTCGGCGCGGCTGCGCTCTGGGTCGTGGTGGAAGAAGCGCATCGCCGAGGACCTGGCTGACGCGATGGAGGCGGCGACGGGCCAGCGGCCGCCCACGGTCGTGCGGATCGTCATCGAGACCAATGAAGGGCGGCGCGAGGTCGAGGCGGCCTTTACGCGCTCGAAGCGCGACCGCATCTGGGCGTCGGACTACGGCCAATCGCCCGAATCGCAGGGTAGCGATGGCGAGTCCGAGGCCCTGACCGAGGTCGAGCCGCACAGCGGCGCGGCGGTGCTCGAGCTGGCCGCCGACCTGATGGAAACACGCTGGAGCTACCGCCACGTGCACCCGGACATCGACGTGCGCAGCGCGCTGGGGGTGGCCGTGGGCGGCACGAACGACGACCAGCCGCCGGCAACGGCCGACATGGTCGCGGCGATGCTGCGCGTGCTGGCCATGTTCCCCGATGGGCACGCGGGGGTGGGCGGCTGGGACGAAGCCTTCCCCCACGCGCTGCCAGCCATGACGGTGTGGATGGGACCCGATCGTGAACATGGGCGCGTGGCGCTTCTGCGCATCGGCGAGGACGGCGTTGCCGAACCAGTCGACGCCGCCATGCCGTTCCTCCTGGCCATAGACGGCCTGCCGATCGAGCGATGGATGGAGGCTGCGAGGCTCCTCGAGCCCACCGCCCGCAGCGGCAGCGATTGGCACGCGGCCAAGCTGCTGCGGCACGTGCCGCTGCTGCGCCACACGATGGGGCTGGATGCTTCGGACACGGCGCTCGTGCGGCTGTCCTCGGCCGATGGCAGCGAGCAGCGCGACATCGAAGTGCAGCTCACCGAGAGGCGATCCGAGAATCGGCCGCGGCCGTGGCGAGCGGGCGAGGCGATCGAGCCGTTCGACGCCGTCGTGCTCGACGTCCGCCCCGGCACGCCGCAGCGAATCATCGACGCGTTGAGCACGAGCCACGGGGGCCGTCGCACGCTGGAGGGCGGCGTGGGCTACATCCAGCTCTCCAGCATGGACGCTTCGCCCGAGACGATCACCGGCCTGATGGAGGCGATGCACGCCTTCGTCGATGCGCCCGGCCTGATCATCGACGTACGCGGCAACGGTGGCGGCAGCCGCGTGCCGCTGCTCGTGCTGTGGCGGTACCCGGCCGGACCGGATGAGGCGCCGCGCGTCGTGACGCTGGCCAAGCCGCTGTTGGGCCCCGATGGCAAGCCGCAGGCCGAACTCGGGGGCAGCCGGTTCATGTACCAAGCCGACTGGTCGGGCTGGTCGGACGCCGAGCGCAAGGCTATCGCGGCGTTCGTCGATTCGTTCGAGCCGCAATGGACGCCGACCAACGCCTTCGGCCCCTGGCACTATCTGGTGCTCGGCGGCGCGCTCAACGCGCGCGAGACCGCATACCTGCGTGAGCCGAAGCACTACGACGGGCCCGTGGTGGTGCTCATGGACGGCGACTGCTTCAGCGCCACGAGCATCTTCCTGGCAGCGCTCGCCACGCGCGAGAACGTCACGCTCGTGGGCACGCCCGCGCCGGCGGGCAGCGGCCGGACGCGGAGCCACGACATCAGCGAAGATCCGCCGCTCGAGCTGCGTTTGAGCACGATGGCCAGCTTCCAGCCCGATGGCCGGCTGTTCGACGGCAACGCCATCGAGCCCGACGTGGTGCGGTGGCCGACGCTTGAGGATCTGGCCGGGCAGACCGACACCCAGCTCGACGCGGCTCTCGAAATGCTGGGGGCCGTGCGCGGGGCGGCGGCCGCGACGAAAACCGGAACACCGACCCGCCATGCCACGCCCCGCCCGCGCTGAACGTCCGCGTGCGGACGGTGGCGGTCTTGCTGGACGGCGAACTGACCATCTTCGACTTCATCGAGTTCCAGAACGCGTTCGATGCGGGGTGCCCATAACCCCGCGTCTCCGTCGCGGGATTTGCTGAGAATTCGTTTCCGGATCCGCCCGCGATCGGGTATATTGACCGTCTGCACGGCGTGCCGGCTGGGGAATGGTCCCGGGCCGGTGCTTCTCGGCCGGGAGGGCTGGTGATGCGAGCAGGATCGAGGCGCGGTGGTGTGGTGCTGGTGGTCTTGGGGCTGCTGGCCGTGCTGTTGGATGGGCCGCGGGCGGTTGGGCAGCCGTGCGAGCCGGAGTGGGCCGAGGGGGTGTTCGGGGTTCGAGGTGTGGACTTCACTGTGCGCGCCCTGGCCACCTTCGATGATGGTGCGGGAAAGGCCCTGTACGTTGGGGGCCAGTTTGCCTCGGCTGGTGGCCAACCCGCTCGCAATCTTGCCGTGTGGGATGGGGCGGCATGGCGGACGTCTGTGCTCGGCCTGGGACTGGACAACGCAGTCAACGCCATGACCGTGTTCGACGACGGAACGGGAGAGGCCCTCTATGTCGGGGGCGCGTTCACCACGGCCGATGGAATCGCGGTCAATCGGATCGCGCGCTGGGACGGCACGGCATGGACCTCGCTTGGCGAGGGCATCGGGAGCCGATTCTCGCGACCCGAGGTGTTCGCCCTGGAGGTCTTTGACGATGGCGCGGGCCCGGCGTTGTATGTCGCCGGCGAGTTCACGACCGCTGGCGGCGAGGCGTGCACCAGTATCGCGCGGTGGGACGGGTCGACGTGGGCGCCGCTGGGCGCAGGGCTCGGACTTGGCACCGACGAAGTCTTTGACCTGGAGGTTTTTGACGATGGCTCCGGGCCGGCCCTGTATGCCGCGGGACGATTCACCGTGGCCGGCGGGACAACAACGTATCACGTGGCGCGTTGGGACGGCTCGGCGTGGTCGCCCGTTGGAACGGTCACCGACAACACCGTCTACGCCCTGGCGGTGTTCGACGACGGAACGGGTCCAGCCCTGTATGCGGGCGGACAGTTCCGCGTTGCCGGCGGCACCCCGGCCAATCGCATCGCACGCTGGGACGGCTCGACATGGTCGCGCGTCGGCGACGGCTTCGATTCCACCGTCCGCACCCTGGCGGTGTTCGATGAAGGATCGGGTCCGGCGCTGTACGCGGCAGGCACGCTGGGCCTTTCGGGGGGCACACGCTTCAACAGCATCGCTCGTTGGAACGGCTCGGCTTGGAACCACGTGGACACGGGGCTCAACGACTACGTGCGTGCTCTTGCCACGTTTGACGACGGCGATGGCCCGGTCTTGTTCGCAGGTGGCGACTTTTCGGCCGCCGGCGATGTCGGGGCCCGCGGCATCGCCGGCTGGAACGGCACGGCGTGGTCACCCCCGGGCGAAGGGCTGAACGATTCGGTCCGTGCGCTGGCGGTACACGACGACGGCTCGGGCGAAGCGCTCTACGCCATGGGCGACTTCACGACGGCCGGCCGCGAGGCCGCCCGCGGCTTCGCGCGATGGGACGGATCGGGATGGACACCGCTGGACGATGGCGCCGATGAACAGGTCAACGCGCTCGTTTCTTTTGACGACGGCTCGGGCTCGGGGCTGTTTGCCGCCGGGCGGTTCACCACCATCGGAACCGTCGCGGCCAGGAACATCGCACGGTGGAATGGCGATGGATGGACGCCCTTGGGTGCGGGGATCGACCAGACCGTCTCCGATCTGGTGTCGTTCGATGACGGTTCTGGCCCGGCGTTGTACGCTGGAGGGAACTTCACGACCGCCGGCGGCGTGCCCGCGAGCGCCGTCGCACGCTGGAATGGCACAGAGTGGGCTCCAGTTGGTGCCGGGCTGATGGGATTCGTGAGTTCGCTGGTGGTCTACGACGAAGGCGCCGGCCCGGCCCTTTTTGCCGCTGGCGGCTTCTCGATCCTTGTCCCTGGAGCGCCCAACAACATCGCCCGCTGGGACGGCTCGGCATGGGCACCCGTGGGTGGGAGCCTAAACGGTCGGGTGCAAGCGCTCGCGGTCTACGACGATGGTTCGGGCCCGGCTCTCTATGCGGCGGGCGAGTTCACGGCCGCTGGTGGGGTCAGCGCACCCGGCATGGCCCGCTGGGACGGGGTGACGTGGGAGCCCGTCGGCCCGGGCTTCAGTCGTCCGATCCGCACGATGGCGGTCTTCGACGACGGCACGGGACCAGCCTTGTACGCTGGCGGCGAGTTCCGCGCGATCTTCGGAGATTTTGATTACATCGCCAAGTGGGATGGCCTGGCGTGGTCAGGACTCGGCACGGGCATGAACCGCGATGTCCTCGCGCTCACGACCTTCGACGACGGTACGGGCCCGGCCCTGTACGCCGGGGGCGCGTTTACCGCCGCCGGGGGCGTGACGTCGGGCTACATCGCCCGCTGGGGCTGCATCGCCCAGCCCTGCCCAGCCGACCTCGACGGCGACGGCGAACTGACGCTGTTCGACTTCCTCGCCTTCCAGAACCTCTTCGACGCCGGCGACCCCGCCGCCGACTTCGACGGCGATGGCGAGCTGACCATCTTCGACTTCCTAACGTTTCAGAACGCGTTCGATGCGGGGTGCGCGTAGCCCCAACGCGTGCTCAGGCCGGACGCACCGCCGACGCCCGCTCGATCAGCAACTCGCCGATGCGGGCGGCGGTCTGCGCGGCATTCCCCTCGCGGTCGATCACCTCGTAGATGATCGCACCCAGCATCAGCAGGCCAAACTGCTGCGCAAAGCCCTCGGGGTCTTCCAGCCCGCCCGCTTCGGCCAGCCCGCGCACGATGCCGCGCAGGGCGTCCACGTTCGCGCGGGCGGCCACGTGGCATGGGTCGTTGGGGTCAGGGAACTCGCTGCACGCGTGGATGAACAGGCAGCCGTTGAAGGCGATATCGTCGAACCAGTCCCGCCACACGCCCCAGATCTCGCGGAGTTGGTCGATCGGGTCGGGCCCGGCCCGATCACGGAGCAATTCGGGTAGCTTCTTGCGCCACCGCTCATCGCGCCGCTGGATGCACGCGAGCGCCAGGTCTTCCTTGCTCTCGAAGTACTTGTAGAACGTCGTCTTGGTCGTGCCGACCTCGGTGAGCACCTGGTCGAGCCCCGTCGCGTGGAAGCCGCGCTGGTAGAACAGGTGAAGCCCGGCTGCGATCAGCCGCTCCCGCGTGTCGCTTTGGCTCGCCTCGGCGCTCATGGTCCGTCCGAGTATACGCGGTTGCTGGTGGTCTGCACGAGTTCTGTTCGGAGGGTGACCACAAGTCAACCGGGGAGGTGACCGAGAGTCAACCTGACTTTTGGAACAACAGTGGTCCAATTCATGGTCTTCGCACCGATTCCACACGCACTCTTGCACGAGGACCCACGACCATGACCGCACGAACCGCTGCCCTTCCCGTCGCCCTCTTCGCCACCGCCGGCATTTCACTGAGCCTAGCCGCCACCGCCCACGCCCAGTCCTGCGAAATCGACTTGATCTTCCCCGACCAAGCGATCACGCTGCCGGACTCGGGCTCCAGAGACGCAAAGGTCGCCGACATCGACGGCGATGGCGACCTCGATATCATTGCGTCGGGGCCAGCCATCGTGGTCCATCTCAACGACGGCCACGGCAACTTCACCCGGCTCCCCGAGGCCCTCGTAAGCGACGACTTTGCCGAGCGGCTCGACATCGCCGACATGGACGGCGACGGGCTGCTCGATCTCGCGGTGGTCCGCCGGACGGCATCCTTTATACGCTTCATCGATATCCATCTCGGCAACGGCGATGGCACCTTCGTGCCAACCCCCGCCCGCTCGCTGACCGACGGAGAGCCCTTCCGCATGGAGCTCGTTGACATCGACCTCGATGGCGATATCGATGTCGTCGCCGGGTCGACCTCTGGCGAGGCGCTGGTCTACCGAAACGCCGGCGGCCTGAACTTCCCCTCGCTCTTGAGCATCCGGACCGACGCGCTTCCCCTCTCGCAGTTTTTCGTGCGCGACCTCGATGGCGACGAACTGCCCGAGATCGTGCTGGCCAATCCGACCCAGGGCCTGCTCGCCTTCCTCGAGAACAGGGGCTCGGGAGTCTTCGATGCACCAGTCTCGGTCGTGCTGGGCAGGATGGCCGACATGGTCTTGGAAGACTTCAATGGCGACGGCCACCTCGACATCGCGTTTGCGCCGAATGTCACGGTTGGGTTGGACATCCACCTGAACGACGGCGCCGGGAACTTCGCCGCGCCCATTAGGTACCCGGGCGGGCCCTTCTTCAGCCTCACCGCCTTTGACGTCGATGGCGACGGCGACAACGACATCCTCGGGTCCATCGGGAACGTTCCCTTGCCGCTCACGATCGTCTGCCGCAACGACGGTGCGGGCGGGTTCGCGGAGCAGTCCATGGGCCTTGACGATTCGGCGGCGGGCCAGCAGGACTACATCGGCGGCGCCGACCTCACCGGCGATGGCTCGCCCGACCTGTTCGCGCATGTTCGCAATGCTTTGGCCATCACACGCAACTTCTGCTCGGCCGCGCCCGTCATCACCCAGCAGCCCGTGTCGACCCTTGTCGACGCCGGTGGCAACGCCGGGTTCTCCGTCCGCGTCTCGGTTGTCCTCCCATCCACGACCTTCCAATGGCGCCGTGACGGCGCCCCGCTGACCGATGGCTCGGGCATCGCCGGCGCCACGACGCCGGATCTGACCATCAACAGCGTCCGGGGCAGCGACGAGGGCTTCTATGACTGCGTCGTCACCAGCATCGGCGGCGAGCGCACGAGCAACGTTGCGCTGCTCGCCGTCAGCGGCGGCGGCAGCGATTGCCCAGCCGACTTCGACGGCGACGGCGCGCTGACCCTCTTCGACTTCCTGGTGTTCCAGAACGCCTTCG
This portion of the Phycisphaerales bacterium genome encodes:
- a CDS encoding amidohydrolase, producing the protein MHYGGFRVLGIAILQGFFGCALAAAQVEAPPAEVVYHGGTIITMDDDRPLAEAVAVRGGRIVAIGDADEVMRLAGADTSIVDLGDQALLPGFVDSHGHGYVLGIQATTANLLPPPDGLGADVASLQALLRDWAEANAQAIERVGWIAGFGYDDAQLAEGRHPTRDDLDAVSTDVPIIIIHQSGHLGVANSKALELAGVTAETEDPAGGVFRRRAGSREPNGVCEEYAFFAVLAKLSERFDDDVNEYLVVRGIELAASYGYTTVQEGRAMQPALDAMARVAARGELPVDLVAYPDVLAIDRPNITHDYESNFRIGGVKLTIDGSPQGKTAWLTEPYFVPPEGRDAQYAGYPAVRESVAKDAVQKAYANGWQILCHANGDAAIDLFIEAVAQAQAEHPGVNNRPVLIHGQTLRKDQVARLDELGIFPSLFPMHTFYWGDWHRDSVLGPQRADDISPTGWLMERGMMFGTHHDAPVALPDSMRVLSATVTRRSRSGDIIGPVHRVPVETALKAMTLWPAWQHFEEGAKGSIEVGKLADLVILSADPLQTPEEDIANLKVLETIKAGRTVYQRPEGNARLSSPALFGLAGVHEHTPSPFARYAPVCGDGCFARGLSLLHGVYLGAGEQDHGR
- a CDS encoding GC-type dockerin domain-anchored protein, whose protein sequence is MHQVTLAFVAAVAVTGSMAHAQPALIDLGLPPGAQDCEASALSADGAIVGGSCTVGVGPAAFRWTAAGGFDLIDPDQAFFWTTADAMSADGRSVAGLAIEDDGATTYGFRWTPDTGIVMLPPPAGLDRTWANAISGDGATVVGSAVGGGDGRAFLWTPDGGTENLGVLPGAIDSAARAMSADGRVVVGVSGDEPFRWTRADGMVSLGLPTTATSATAIAASADGSIIAANAFMDGLQRAHLWTQADGFVALPVPGGATRTTIEAISADGSTAVGALGIPANRAMYWRADVGTVFLADYLADLGVDVSGWTLLTARAVSTDGSTVAGVGLLDGQQRAFLITGLPATAPCPADLDGDGRLTVFDFLEFQNLFVAGDLRADFDRDGELTIFDFLAFQNAFDAGC
- a CDS encoding S41 family peptidase, translated to MPLVTLLVACLALTAPTTPAILAQSTDQRADQPEPAVVQPTPTLTPAPARTSPFDAIFIDDDGAITVRVYRAAGPVEGRLVSIGELSAEALVDSARLRSGSWWKKRIAEDLADAMEAATGQRPPTVVRIVIETNEGRREVEAAFTRSKRDRIWASDYGQSPESQGSDGESEALTEVEPHSGAAVLELAADLMETRWSYRHVHPDIDVRSALGVAVGGTNDDQPPATADMVAAMLRVLAMFPDGHAGVGGWDEAFPHALPAMTVWMGPDREHGRVALLRIGEDGVAEPVDAAMPFLLAIDGLPIERWMEAARLLEPTARSGSDWHAAKLLRHVPLLRHTMGLDASDTALVRLSSADGSEQRDIEVQLTERRSENRPRPWRAGEAIEPFDAVVLDVRPGTPQRIIDALSTSHGGRRTLEGGVGYIQLSSMDASPETITGLMEAMHAFVDAPGLIIDVRGNGGGSRVPLLVLWRYPAGPDEAPRVVTLAKPLLGPDGKPQAELGGSRFMYQADWSGWSDAERKAIAAFVDSFEPQWTPTNAFGPWHYLVLGGALNARETAYLREPKHYDGPVVVLMDGDCFSATSIFLAALATRENVTLVGTPAPAGSGRTRSHDISEDPPLELRLSTMASFQPDGRLFDGNAIEPDVVRWPTLEDLAGQTDTQLDAALEMLGAVRGAAAATKTGTPTRHATPRPR
- a CDS encoding GC-type dockerin domain-anchored protein — translated: MRAGSRRGGVVLVVLGLLAVLLDGPRAVGQPCEPEWAEGVFGVRGVDFTVRALATFDDGAGKALYVGGQFASAGGQPARNLAVWDGAAWRTSVLGLGLDNAVNAMTVFDDGTGEALYVGGAFTTADGIAVNRIARWDGTAWTSLGEGIGSRFSRPEVFALEVFDDGAGPALYVAGEFTTAGGEACTSIARWDGSTWAPLGAGLGLGTDEVFDLEVFDDGSGPALYAAGRFTVAGGTTTYHVARWDGSAWSPVGTVTDNTVYALAVFDDGTGPALYAGGQFRVAGGTPANRIARWDGSTWSRVGDGFDSTVRTLAVFDEGSGPALYAAGTLGLSGGTRFNSIARWNGSAWNHVDTGLNDYVRALATFDDGDGPVLFAGGDFSAAGDVGARGIAGWNGTAWSPPGEGLNDSVRALAVHDDGSGEALYAMGDFTTAGREAARGFARWDGSGWTPLDDGADEQVNALVSFDDGSGSGLFAAGRFTTIGTVAARNIARWNGDGWTPLGAGIDQTVSDLVSFDDGSGPALYAGGNFTTAGGVPASAVARWNGTEWAPVGAGLMGFVSSLVVYDEGAGPALFAAGGFSILVPGAPNNIARWDGSAWAPVGGSLNGRVQALAVYDDGSGPALYAAGEFTAAGGVSAPGMARWDGVTWEPVGPGFSRPIRTMAVFDDGTGPALYAGGEFRAIFGDFDYIAKWDGLAWSGLGTGMNRDVLALTTFDDGTGPALYAGGAFTAAGGVTSGYIARWGCIAQPCPADLDGDGELTLFDFLAFQNLFDAGDPAADFDGDGELTIFDFLTFQNAFDAGCA
- a CDS encoding TetR/AcrR family transcriptional regulator, with translation MSAEASQSDTRERLIAAGLHLFYQRGFHATGLDQVLTEVGTTKTTFYKYFESKEDLALACIQRRDERWRKKLPELLRDRAGPDPIDQLREIWGVWRDWFDDIAFNGCLFIHACSEFPDPNDPCHVAARANVDALRGIVRGLAEAGGLEDPEGFAQQFGLLMLGAIIYEVIDREGNAAQTAARIGELLIERASAVRPA
- a CDS encoding FG-GAP-like repeat-containing protein, which codes for MTARTAALPVALFATAGISLSLAATAHAQSCEIDLIFPDQAITLPDSGSRDAKVADIDGDGDLDIIASGPAIVVHLNDGHGNFTRLPEALVSDDFAERLDIADMDGDGLLDLAVVRRTASFIRFIDIHLGNGDGTFVPTPARSLTDGEPFRMELVDIDLDGDIDVVAGSTSGEALVYRNAGGLNFPSLLSIRTDALPLSQFFVRDLDGDELPEIVLANPTQGLLAFLENRGSGVFDAPVSVVLGRMADMVLEDFNGDGHLDIAFAPNVTVGLDIHLNDGAGNFAAPIRYPGGPFFSLTAFDVDGDGDNDILGSIGNVPLPLTIVCRNDGAGGFAEQSMGLDDSAAGQQDYIGGADLTGDGSPDLFAHVRNALAITRNFCSAAPVITQQPVSTLVDAGGNAGFSVRVSVVLPSTTFQWRRDGAPLTDGSGIAGATTPDLTINSVRGSDEGFYDCVVTSIGGERTSNVALLAVSGGGSDCPADFDGDGALTLFDFLVFQNAFDAGCP